The Carassius gibelio isolate Cgi1373 ecotype wild population from Czech Republic chromosome B9, carGib1.2-hapl.c, whole genome shotgun sequence genome includes a region encoding these proteins:
- the LOC127964932 gene encoding E3 ubiquitin/ISG15 ligase TRIM25-like isoform X1 — MADDRESLICCVCLDFFKNPAIIPCGHIFCKECITGLWDKDVCRCPQCKHTFPNRPVITDWLQMKDLSEKLMKMRPKEEEDEDAEAHEVSCDSCTSRRTKAVQSCLTCVSSFCRNHLEKHNDLHGWRKHLLTEVTDLQSKTCSLHGKLLDVFCRTDQKCVCVLCAIHEHKEHDSVSASEERADRQGKLMETHEKFQQNVRDREKDLKELKQAEESITCSAQTAVSESERIFSEVLSSVQKTSVRVKELITERQRDELSRIEGLQEKVQQKISDLRMKESELGQLLTTEDHIHFLQNYPKYIPEKFEDLSNISENPKAYFSNVELLLSKMQERLLEVTKETEIKIKIRSGEAVPPKADAPVSTPLYLGTNIFS, encoded by the exons ATGGCGGACGATCGGGAATCTCTCATCTGTTGCGTCTGTCTGGATTTCTTTAAAAATCCAGCGATTATTCCCTGTGGACACATTTTCTGTAAGGAATGCATTACAGGTTTGTGGGATAAAGATGTGTGCAGATGTCCTCAGTGCAAACACACTTTTCCCAACAGACCTGTTATCACTGACTGGCTGCAGATGAAGGATCtttctgagaaactgatgaagatgagaccaaaggaggaggaagatgaagatgCTGAAGCACATGAAGTGAGCTGTGATTCCTGCACCTCCAGAAGAACCAAAGCGGTGCAATCCTGCCTCACCTGTGTCTCCTCATTCTGCAGAAATCACCTGGAGAAGCACAATGATCTCCACGGATGGAGAAAACACCTTCTGACCGAAGTCACGGATCTTCAGAGCAAAACCTGCTCTCTTCATGGGAAACTGCTGGATGTGTTCTGTCGCACTGATCagaagtgtgtctgtgtgctgtGTGCTATACATGAACACAAGGAGCACGACAGCGTCTCAGCTTCAGAGGAAAGagcagacagacag GGAAAGTTGATGGAAACACATGAGAAGTTTCAGCAGAACGTCCGAGACAGAGAGAAGGATCTGAAAGAGCTAAAGCAGGCAGAAGAGTCCATCACA TGTTCAGCGCAGACGGCAGTCTCTGAAAGTGAGCGCATCTTCAGTGAAGTGCTGTCCTCCGTTCAGAAAACAAGCGTCCGTGTGAAAGAACTGATCACAGAGCGACAGAGAGATGAACTCAGTCGCATCGAAGGACTTCAGGAGAAAGTCCAGCAGAAGATCTCTGACCTCAGGATGAAGGAGTCTGAGCTCGGTCAGCTCTTGACCACTGAAGACCACATTCACTTCCTGCAG AATTACCCAAAATACATACCCGAAAAATTTGAAGATCTTTCCAACATTTCTGAAAATCCAAAAGCCTACTTCTCCAATGTTGAGCTGCTGCTTTCTAAAATGCAAGAGCGATTGCTGGAGGTCACCAAAGAGACCGAGATCAAGATCAAGATCAGATCTGGGGAAG
- the LOC127964932 gene encoding tripartite motif-containing protein 29-like isoform X2 → MKMLKHMKNHLEKHNDLHGWRKHLLTEVTDLQSKTCSLHGKLLDVFCRTDQKCVCVLCAIHEHKEHDSVSASEERADRQGKLMETHEKFQQNVRDREKDLKELKQAEESITCSAQTAVSESERIFSEVLSSVQKTSVRVKELITERQRDELSRIEGLQEKVQQKISDLRMKESELGQLLTTEDHIHFLQNYPKYIPEKFEDLSNISENPKAYFSNVELLLSKMQERLLEVTKETEIKIKIRSGEAVPPKADAPVSTPLYLGTNIFS, encoded by the exons atgaagatgCTGAAGCACATGAA AAATCACCTGGAGAAGCACAATGATCTCCACGGATGGAGAAAACACCTTCTGACCGAAGTCACGGATCTTCAGAGCAAAACCTGCTCTCTTCATGGGAAACTGCTGGATGTGTTCTGTCGCACTGATCagaagtgtgtctgtgtgctgtGTGCTATACATGAACACAAGGAGCACGACAGCGTCTCAGCTTCAGAGGAAAGagcagacagacag GGAAAGTTGATGGAAACACATGAGAAGTTTCAGCAGAACGTCCGAGACAGAGAGAAGGATCTGAAAGAGCTAAAGCAGGCAGAAGAGTCCATCACA TGTTCAGCGCAGACGGCAGTCTCTGAAAGTGAGCGCATCTTCAGTGAAGTGCTGTCCTCCGTTCAGAAAACAAGCGTCCGTGTGAAAGAACTGATCACAGAGCGACAGAGAGATGAACTCAGTCGCATCGAAGGACTTCAGGAGAAAGTCCAGCAGAAGATCTCTGACCTCAGGATGAAGGAGTCTGAGCTCGGTCAGCTCTTGACCACTGAAGACCACATTCACTTCCTGCAG AATTACCCAAAATACATACCCGAAAAATTTGAAGATCTTTCCAACATTTCTGAAAATCCAAAAGCCTACTTCTCCAATGTTGAGCTGCTGCTTTCTAAAATGCAAGAGCGATTGCTGGAGGTCACCAAAGAGACCGAGATCAAGATCAAGATCAGATCTGGGGAAG